The Mesomycoplasma flocculare ATCC 27399 genome includes a window with the following:
- a CDS encoding sugar ABC transporter ATP-binding protein — MKKNNILSLKKIKKVYGPVTALSDVSFKIPKGEVTSLVGENGAGKSTLLKILSGVIPVGQYKGDLIFEDKIMAFANTKASERVGIAIIHQELSISPYLSICENMYIGNYPTKFGKVNWNKMISECKKYLEMVGLDEDPTTIAGTISIAKQQMVEIAKALSKNAKLLILDEPTSSLNDENAFRLLDIMKNLKKQGITSIFVSHKLNEVKYVSDNIVVIRDGKFISQYNKNEEAIDENRLIQDIVGRPLKSKFPPRDPNRKIGKVIFEIKNIVIPHASIANYNVVKNASLDVKQDEIVGIYGLVGSGRTELMLSIFGQYYNKPSKGKVFYKGKEVKFTNTKQAIKAGIMYASEDRKNVGLIQIFSIQNNITSAALHLFSKLGILNKNKEIINAYQQKKDVNIKTKNISNNVESLSGGNQQKVVIAKALSTKFDLLIIDEPTKGIDVGSKYEIYKILLDLSLQGKAIIVISSEIEELLGITDRIFVMSQGVIKGQIKTSEANQEKIMQLSIGSVM, encoded by the coding sequence TTGAAAAAAAATAATATTCTATCACTAAAAAAAATAAAAAAAGTTTATGGACCAGTAACCGCCTTATCTGATGTTAGTTTTAAAATCCCAAAAGGGGAAGTTACTAGTCTAGTTGGCGAAAATGGTGCAGGAAAATCGACGCTTCTAAAAATTTTATCAGGAGTAATTCCCGTTGGGCAATATAAAGGTGATCTAATTTTTGAAGATAAAATTATGGCTTTTGCAAATACAAAAGCCTCCGAACGTGTCGGAATTGCAATAATTCATCAAGAACTATCAATTTCGCCATATTTATCAATTTGTGAGAATATGTATATCGGAAACTATCCGACCAAATTTGGCAAAGTTAACTGAAATAAGATGATCTCTGAATGCAAAAAATACTTAGAAATGGTCGGTCTTGATGAGGATCCAACAACAATTGCCGGAACAATTTCGATTGCAAAACAGCAAATGGTTGAAATTGCCAAAGCACTTTCAAAAAATGCAAAACTACTAATTTTAGACGAACCAACTTCTTCGCTTAATGATGAAAATGCTTTTCGCTTGCTTGATATTATGAAAAATTTAAAAAAACAAGGAATTACATCGATTTTTGTCTCCCATAAACTGAATGAAGTCAAATATGTCTCAGATAATATTGTCGTGATCCGCGATGGGAAATTTATTTCCCAATATAATAAAAATGAAGAAGCAATTGATGAAAACAGGCTAATTCAGGACATTGTTGGTCGTCCTTTAAAATCCAAATTCCCTCCCAGGGATCCAAATCGAAAAATCGGGAAAGTCATTTTTGAAATCAAAAATATAGTTATTCCGCATGCAAGTATTGCAAATTATAATGTTGTCAAAAATGCTTCACTTGATGTAAAACAAGATGAAATTGTCGGAATTTATGGGCTTGTCGGCTCAGGCCGAACCGAATTAATGCTTTCAATTTTTGGTCAATATTATAATAAACCTTCAAAAGGCAAAGTATTTTATAAAGGAAAAGAAGTAAAATTTACCAATACAAAACAAGCAATCAAAGCTGGAATTATGTATGCTTCTGAAGATCGAAAAAATGTTGGTTTAATCCAAATTTTTTCGATTCAAAATAATATAACTTCAGCAGCACTTCACCTATTTTCAAAATTAGGAATACTAAATAAAAACAAAGAAATTATCAACGCCTACCAACAAAAAAAAGATGTAAATATTAAAACAAAAAATATTTCAAATAATGTCGAATCACTTTCTGGAGGAAATCAACAAAAAGTTGTCATTGCAAAAGCTTTAAGTACCAAATTTGACTTATTAATTATTGATGAGCCAACAAAAGGAATTGATGTTGGCTCAAAATACGAAATTTATAAAATTTTACTTGACCTTTCATTACAAGGTAAAGCAATTATTGTAATCTCTTCTGAAATTGAAGAACTCTTAGGAATCACTGATCGAATTTTTGTAATGTCGCAAGGGGTTATCAAAGGTCAGATAAAAACCTCGGAAGCAAATCAAGAAAAAATTATGCAACTAAGTATTGGGAGTGTTATGTAA
- a CDS encoding substrate-binding domain-containing protein, translating to MEKLLKKKFLYSSAIYATSLVSIISFAAAGCGQNDSLQGSDSKPTSETIKHKVSNDSIRVALTDPDNPRWINAQKDIISFIDETEAATSTITKNQEAQNNWLTQQANLSPAPKGFIIAPENGSGVGTAVNTIADKGIPIVAYDRLITGSDKYDWYVSYDNEKVGELQGLSLAAGLLGKEGDAFKSIEEMNEYLKSNMPQETISFYTIAGSQDDNNSQYFYNGAMKVLKELMKNSKNKIIDLSPEGKNAVYVPGWNYGTAGQRIQSFLTINKDPAGGNKIKAIGSKPASTFKGFLAPNDGMAEQAITKLKLEGFDTKKIFVTGQDYNDKAKTFIKDGDQNMTIYKPDKVLGKVAVEVLRVLIAKKNSATKDDVEMELKSKLPSISFKYDNKTYKSQNKIINTILVSPVVVTKANVDNPDA from the coding sequence ATGGAAAAACTTCTTAAAAAAAAATTCTTATACTCATCAGCTATTTATGCAACTTCGCTTGTATCAATTATTTCATTTGCCGCTGCTGGTTGTGGTCAAAATGATTCGCTCCAAGGATCAGATTCTAAACCAACAAGTGAAACAATAAAACATAAAGTAAGCAATGATTCTATTCGTGTTGCGCTAACAGATCCTGATAATCCAAGATGAATTAATGCCCAAAAAGACATTATTAGTTTCATTGATGAAACAGAAGCAGCAACTTCAACAATTACAAAAAACCAAGAGGCCCAAAATAACTGACTAACTCAGCAAGCTAATTTAAGTCCAGCGCCCAAAGGATTTATTATTGCGCCTGAAAATGGCAGTGGGGTTGGAACTGCGGTTAATACAATTGCGGATAAAGGAATTCCAATTGTTGCCTATGATCGACTAATTACTGGTTCTGATAAATATGATTGGTATGTTTCTTATGATAATGAAAAAGTAGGAGAATTACAAGGTCTTTCACTTGCTGCAGGTCTATTAGGAAAAGAGGGTGATGCATTTAAATCAATTGAGGAAATGAATGAATACCTAAAATCCAATATGCCCCAAGAAACAATTTCCTTTTATACAATTGCCGGTTCACAAGATGATAATAATTCCCAATATTTTTATAATGGCGCAATGAAAGTTCTTAAAGAATTAATGAAAAATTCGAAAAATAAAATTATTGACTTATCCCCTGAAGGCAAAAATGCTGTTTATGTCCCAGGGTGGAATTATGGAACTGCTGGTCAAAGAATCCAATCTTTTCTAACAATTAATAAAGATCCAGCAGGTGGTAATAAAATCAAAGCGATCGGTTCAAAACCTGCTTCTACCTTTAAAGGATTTCTTGCCCCAAATGATGGAATGGCCGAACAAGCGATTACTAAACTAAAACTTGAAGGATTTGATACAAAAAAAATTTTTGTCACTGGTCAAGATTATAATGATAAAGCCAAAACTTTTATCAAAGATGGCGATCAAAATATGACAATTTATAAACCTGATAAAGTTTTAGGAAAAGTTGCTGTTGAAGTTCTTCGTGTTTTAATTGCAAAAAAAAATTCAGCAACCAAAGATGATGTTGAGATGGAACTAAAATCTAAATTACCAAGTATTTCATTTAAATATGATAATAAAACATATAAATCACAAAATAAAATTATTAATACAATTTTAGTAAGTCCGGTAGTCGTAACAAAAGCTAATGTTGATAATCCTGATGCCTAA
- a CDS encoding phosphotransacetylase: MTYQEYLQARLEQQNEVKSLRSVLIIDGADERAIAAAKLLKKKNLVKPILLVDETIPNLEIDQYVIDYREKLEFINEFVKLRKGKETLESAEMQFESNAFYGTMLLRKQKIDAVVGGLNYPTAEILRAAFKIIGPKPDIKTISSVMVVHKNESKYLFSDISVNISPNENQLVDIAKNALDFALQLGFEPKPAFLSFSTKGSAKSAQSEIVAKATQIFNAKSPIEAYGEIQLDAALDVQVRRQKYGENNGKNANILIFPNLDAGNIGYKIAQRLGGFGAIGPIITGINAPINDLSRGATVEDVFNTILITALQVEKD, translated from the coding sequence ATGACATACCAAGAATATCTTCAAGCACGACTTGAACAGCAAAACGAGGTTAAAAGTTTGCGTTCAGTATTAATTATTGATGGGGCCGATGAGCGAGCAATCGCAGCAGCAAAATTGCTTAAAAAGAAAAATTTAGTAAAACCGATTTTGTTAGTAGATGAGACAATTCCAAATCTTGAAATTGATCAATATGTTATTGATTATCGTGAAAAGTTAGAATTTATTAACGAATTTGTTAAATTACGCAAAGGCAAAGAAACACTTGAATCAGCAGAAATGCAATTTGAATCTAATGCTTTTTATGGGACAATGTTACTAAGAAAACAAAAAATTGATGCTGTTGTTGGTGGGCTTAATTATCCAACAGCTGAAATTTTACGAGCGGCTTTTAAAATTATTGGGCCTAAACCAGATATTAAAACAATTTCATCAGTGATGGTTGTGCATAAAAATGAGAGCAAATATTTATTTAGTGATATTTCTGTTAATATCAGCCCAAATGAGAATCAACTTGTTGATATTGCCAAAAATGCTCTTGATTTTGCGCTCCAATTAGGTTTTGAACCTAAACCAGCCTTTCTTTCTTTTTCAACAAAAGGGTCAGCAAAATCAGCGCAATCTGAAATTGTTGCAAAAGCAACGCAAATATTTAACGCAAAATCGCCAATCGAAGCTTATGGCGAAATTCAATTGGATGCTGCTCTTGATGTTCAAGTTAGGCGACAAAAATATGGTGAGAATAACGGAAAAAATGCTAATATTTTAATTTTTCCAAATCTTGATGCCGGAAATATTGGCTATAAAATTGCCCAAAGACTCGGAGGATTTGGAGCGATTGGACCAATAATCACCGGAATTAATGCACCAATTAATGACTTATCTCGTGGCGCTACAGTTGAAGATGTTTTTAATACAATTTTAATTACCGCTCTTCAAGTTGAAAAGGATTAA